Proteins encoded by one window of Camelus bactrianus isolate YW-2024 breed Bactrian camel chromosome 9, ASM4877302v1, whole genome shotgun sequence:
- the ZNF526 gene encoding zinc finger protein 526, which yields MAEVVAEVAEVAEMPTQMTPGAMEMSTPMLGEKTEMSTEVTEMTPGEALASSLFFQFMCSECGSLYNTLEEVLSHQEQHVPTVTEEEEALTTLDTGLEPELVPGTEDGPFQCGECSQLILSPSELLAHQDAHLRESASQIQYQCGDCQELFPSPELWVAHRKAQHLSATAVKPPVPPPLPPLTPPPPPPAPPEIKMEPYECPECSTLCTTPEEFLEHQGTHFDSLEKEERNGLEEEEEEDEDEEDEDEETEDEEEAAAEVGDDAVGSEKSTASQVQACGDCPQHWTSPAARRRHQRASHGPASVAHPFHCSQCQRSFSSANRLLAHGRAHVGGTHECTACSKVFKKAASLEQHLRLHRGEARYLCVDCGRGFGTELTLVAHRRAHTANPLHRCRCGKTFSNMTKFLYHRRTHAGKSGAPPTAVVAASPAPAEPTPPPPPPTPPAQLPCPQCSKSFASASRLSRHRRAVHGPPERRHRCGVCGKGFKKLVHVRNHLRTHTGERPFQCHSCGKTFASLANLSRHQLTHTGVRPYQCLDCGKRFTQSSNLQQHRRLHLRPVAFARAPRLPITGLYNKSPYYCGTCGRWFRAMAGLRLHQRVHAQARTVTLQPPRSPPTAQPPPPEPQQTIMCTELGETIAIIETSQPLALVDTLQLCQAALGASEASGLLQLDTAFV from the coding sequence ATGGCAGAAGTGGTGGCTGAGGTGGCTGAGGTGGCTGAGATGCCAACACAGATGACACCAGGGGCAATGGAGATGTCAACACCGATGTTAGGGGAGAAGACAGAGATGTCAACAGAGGTGACCGAGATGACACCTGGAGAGGCCCTTGCCTCATCCCTCTTCTTCCAGTTCATGTGCTCTGAGTGTGGCAGCCTCTACAACACACTGGAGGAAGTCCTCTCACACCAGGAGCAGCACGTGCCCACtgtcacagaggaggaggaggcgctgACCACCCTGGACACTGGCCTGGAGCCAGAGCtagtgccaggcactgaggatgGGCCTTTCCAGTGCGGTGAGTGCAGCCAGCTCATCCTCTCCCCCAGTGAACTCCTGGCCCACCAGGACGCCCACCTCCGGGAGTCTGCAAGCCAGATCCAGTACCAGTGTGGAGACTGCCAGGAGCTGTTCCCCTCACCTGAGCTGTGGGTGGCTCATCGCAAGGCCCAGCACCTTTCTGCTACAGCAGTTAAACCTCCAGTGccacctcctctgcctcccctgacaccaccacctccaccccctgCTCCACCCGAAATCAAGATGGAGCCCTATGAGTGTCCCGAGTGCTCTACCCTCTGTACCACCCCTGAGGAGTTCTTGGAGCATCAAGGCACCCACTTTGACTCCCTAGAGAAAGAAGAGCGCAACGGgctagaggaggaggaggaggaagatgaggatgAAGAAGATGAGGATGAAGAGACAGAAGATGAGGAAGAGGCAGCAGCAGAGGTTGGTGATGATGCTGTGGGAAGTGAGAAGTCCACAGCCAGCCAGGTCCAGGCTTGTGGGGATTGTCCACAACACTGGACTTCACCAGCAGCACGCAGGCGACACCAGCGGGCATCCCATGGCCCAGCATCGGTGGCTCACCCCTTCCACTGCAGCCAGTGCCAGCGCAGCTTCAGCTCAGCAAACCGGCTGCTGGCTCACGGGCGGGCCCATGTCGGTGGCACACATGAATGTACAGCCTGTTCCAAGGTCTTCAAGAAAGCAGCCTCACTGGAGCAGCACCTGCGGCTGCACCGCGGCGAAGCCCGCTACCTCTGTGTTGACTGTGGCCGTGGCTTCGGCACAGAACTCACATTGGTGGCCCACCGGCGGGCCCACACCGCCAACCCATTGCATCGCTGCCGCTGTGGCAAAACTTTCAGCAACATGACCAAGTTCCTTTATCACCGGCGTACTCATGCTGGCAAGAGTGGGGCACCCCCCACAGCGGTGGTGGCAGCCTCCCCGGCTCCAGCAGAGCCCacgcccccaccaccacccccaaccccacctgcCCAGCTGCCCTGCCCACAGTGCTCCAAGTCATTTGCCTCAGCCTCCCGGCTCTCCCGTCACCGGCGCGCAGTCCACGGGCCTCCTGAGCGGCGGCACCGCTGTGGTGTTTGCGGCAAGGGCTTCAAGAAGCTAGTCCACGTGCGTAACCACCTGCGGACGCACACAGGCGAGAGGCCCTTCCAGTGCCACTCCTGTGGCAAGACTTTTGCTTCTCTGGCCAACCTCAGCCGGCACCAACTGACCCACACGGGCGTGCGTCCTTACCAATGCCTGGACTGCGGCAAGCGCTTTACACAAAGCTCTAACCTGCAGCAGCACCGGAGGCTGCACCTGCGGCCAGTCGCCTTTGCCCGTGCACCCCGCCTCCCCATCACTGGTCTCTACAACAAGAGCCCCTACTACTGCGGGACCTGCGGCCGCTGGTTCCGTGCCATGGCGGGCCTGCGACTGCATCAGCGGGTCCATGCCCAAGCACGGACAGTGACGCTGCAGCCTCCCAGATCACCTCCTAccgcccagcccccgccccccgaGCCTCAGCAGACGATCATGTGCACAGAGCTCGGAGAGACCATTGCCATCATTGAGACGTCCCAGCCACTGGCACTTGTGGACACACTGCAGCTGTGCCAGGCGGCACTGGGGGCTAGTGAAGCAAGCGGACTGTTGCAATTGGACACGGCCTTTGTGTGA